The DNA sequence TGAGGTCCAGGACGCCAAGGCTACGAAGAAGGCGAGCAACTAATGGGTCAGAAAGTCAACCCGTACGGCTTCCGTCTGGGAATCACGACCGACCACGTGTCGCGCTGGTTCTCCGACAGCACGAAGAAGGGTCAGCGTTACAGCGACTACCTCGCTGAGGACGTCAAGATCCGCACCCTGCTGAAGACGTCGCTCGACCGCGCGGGCGTGTCCCGCATCGAGATCGAGCGCACCCGCGACCGCGTCCGCGTCGACATCCACACCGCCCGTCCGGGCATCGTGATCGGTCGTCGTGGCGCCGAGGCCGAGCGCATCCGCGCCGACCTCGAGAAGCTCTCGGGCAAGCAGATCCAGCTGAACATCCTCGAGGTCAAGAACCCCGAGGCCGACGCCCAGCTCGTCGCTCAGGGCATCGCCGAGCAGCTCGCCGCCCGCGTGGCCTTCCGCCGCGCGATGCGCAAGGGCCTGCAGGGCGCTCAGCGCGCCGGCGCCAAGGGTGTCCGCATCCAGGTGTCGGGCCGCCTCGGCGGCGCCGAGATGAGCCGCTCGGAGTTCTACCGCGAGGGCCGTGTGCCGCTGCACACGCTCCGCGCCAACATCGACTACGGCTTCTACGAGGCCAAGACCACCTTCGGTCGCATCGGTGTCAAGGTGTGGATCTACAAGGGC is a window from the Leifsonia shinshuensis genome containing:
- the rpsC gene encoding 30S ribosomal protein S3; the protein is MGQKVNPYGFRLGITTDHVSRWFSDSTKKGQRYSDYLAEDVKIRTLLKTSLDRAGVSRIEIERTRDRVRVDIHTARPGIVIGRRGAEAERIRADLEKLSGKQIQLNILEVKNPEADAQLVAQGIAEQLAARVAFRRAMRKGLQGAQRAGAKGVRIQVSGRLGGAEMSRSEFYREGRVPLHTLRANIDYGFYEAKTTFGRIGVKVWIYKGDITNKELAREQANQKPSRERNDRDRPRRGGGRGNAPAAESAPAAAGVEA